From Kogia breviceps isolate mKogBre1 chromosome 2, mKogBre1 haplotype 1, whole genome shotgun sequence, one genomic window encodes:
- the LOC131750998 gene encoding LOW QUALITY PROTEIN: RNA-binding protein 47-like (The sequence of the model RefSeq protein was modified relative to this genomic sequence to represent the inferred CDS: inserted 2 bases in 2 codons): MTAEDSTAAMSSEPAAGSSTKVLEGVAGAPNEAELLALMERTGYSMVQENGQRKYVGPPPSWEGPHPQRGCEVFVGKIPCDVYEDELVPVFEAVGRIYKLRLMMDFDGKNRGYAFVMYCHKHEAKCAVREFNNYEIHPGRLLGVCCSVDNCRLFIGGIPKMKKHEEILEEIAKVTEGVLDVIVYTSMANKMKNRGFAFIEYESHRAAAMACRKLMPGRIQLWGHQIAVDWAEPEIDMDEDVMETVKILYVRNLMIETTENTIKKSFGQFNPGCVERVXKIRDYAFVHSASREDAVHTMNNLNGTKLEGSCLEVTLAKPVDKEQYSCYQKAAKGGSAAEVAMVQQPSYVYSCDPYTLAYYGYPYNALIGPNRDYFVKAGSIRGRGQGTAXPRGSYLEGYSAGRGIYSQYHEGKGKQQEKGYELVPNLEISAVNPVAIKPGTVAIRAIGAQYSMFQAALAPKMIEDGKIHTMEPMISPIAVQSDPASATAAAAAAVIPAMSTPPPFQGRPITPVYTVAPNVQRIPAARIYEASYVPFAAPTTATIATLQKNAAAAAYSGYAGYIPQAFPAAAIQVPIHDVYQTY, translated from the exons ATGACCGCAGAGGATTCCACCGCAGCCATGAGCAGCGAGCCGGCCGCTGGGTCCTCCACCAAGGTGCTCGAGGGTGTGGCAGGCGCGCCCAACGAGGCGGAGCTTCTGGCGCTGATGGAGCGCACGGGCTACAGCATGGTGCAGGAGAACGGGCAGCGCAAGTATGTCGGCCCGCCACCCAGCTGGGAAGGTCCACACCCGCAGCGCGGCTGCGAAGTCTTCGTGGGCAAGATCCCGTGCGACGTGTACGAGGACGAGCTGGTACCCGTGTTCGAGGCGGTGGGCCGCATCTACAAGCTGCGCCTCATGATGGACTTCGACGGCAAGAACCGCGGCTACGCCTTCGTCATGTACTGCCACAAGCACGAGGCCAAGTGCGCCGTGCGTGAGTTCAACAACTACGAGATCCACCCTGGCCGCCTGCTCGGCGTGTGCTGCAGCGTGGACAACTGCCGCCTCTTCATCGGCGGCATCCCCAAGATGAAGAAGCACGAGGAGATCCTGGAGGAGATTGCCAAGGTCACGGAGGGCGTGCTCGACGTGATCGTCTACACCAGCATGGCCAACAAGATGAAGAACCGCGGCTTCGCCTTCATCGAGTACGAGAGCCACCGTGCCGCCGCCATGGCGTGCCGCAAGCTCATGCCCGGCCGCATCCAGCTTTGGGGCCACCAGATCGCCGTGGACTGGGCTGAGCCCGAGATCGACATGGACGAGGACGTGATGGAGACCGTGAAGATCCTCTACGTGCGGAACCTCATGATCGAGACCACCGAGAACACCATCAAGAAGAGCTTCGGCCAGTTCAACCCGGGCTGCGTGGAGCGCG AGAAAATCCGCGACTATGCCTTCGTGCACTCTGCCAGCCGCGAGGACGCCGTGCACACCATGAACAACCTCAACGGCACCAAGCTGGAGGGCTCGTGCCTCGAGGTGACGCTGGCCAAGCCCGTGGACAAGGAGCAGTACTCCTGCTACCAGAAGGCGGCCAAGGGCGGCAGCGCAGCCGAGGTGGCAATGGTGCAGCAGCCCAGCTACGTGTACTCCTGCGACCCCTACACACTGGCCTACTATGGCTACCCCTACAACGCGCTCATTGGGCCCAACAGGGACTACTTCGTGAAAGCAGGCAGCATAAGAGGCCGGGGTCAAGGTACAG GGCCCAGGGGTTCCTACCTTGAGGGATATTCTGCTGGCCGTGGTATATATAGCCAATAtcatgaaggaaaaggaaaacaacaagaaaaaggaTATGAACTTGTACCAAATTTGGAAATCTCTGCCGTCAATCCAGTTGCCATTAAACCTGGTACAGTGGCCATCCGTGCCATCGGGGCCCAGTATTCCATGTTTCAGGCAGCTCTGGCTCCTAAAATGATTGAAGATGGTAAAATCCACACAATGGAGCCCATGATCAGCCCCATCGCTGTGCAGTCAGACCCAGCCAGCGCCACCGCTGCCGCGGCTGCCGCCGTCATCCCTGCCATGTCCACGCCACCACCTTTCCAGGGCCGCCCAATAACTCCAGTGTACACGGTGGCTCCGAACGTTCAGAGAATTCCTGCTGCCAGGATTTACGAGGCCAGTTATGTGCCATTTGCTGCTCCGACCACAGCTACGATCGCCACGCTGCAGAAGAACGCGGCAGCCGCCGCCTACAGCGGGTACGCAGGCTACATACCTCAGGCCTTCCCCGCCGCTGCTATCCAGGTGCCTATCCATGACGTCTACCAGACCTACTGA